A window of the Deinococcus malanensis genome harbors these coding sequences:
- a CDS encoding ABC transporter ATP-binding protein, producing MSVLLDVQHLHTRYGRVEALSDVSVRVPQGHIVSVIGANGAGKTTLMNSVMGVLPSQGELLYAGESLRGVPLEGRVARGISLVPERRELFASMSVADNLTLGAYARRRTPWQADLDEVYARFPRLLERRSQLAGTLSGGEQQMLAIGRALMGRPKLLLLDEPSLGLAPLIVRDILRIVRGLRDSGVTVLLVEQNARASLAISDEAYVLETGQVKMNGPAQELARHPELSASYLGG from the coding sequence ATGAGTGTTCTGCTGGACGTGCAGCATCTGCATACCCGTTATGGCCGGGTCGAGGCCCTGAGCGACGTGAGCGTGCGGGTACCGCAGGGACACATCGTGAGTGTGATCGGTGCCAACGGGGCAGGCAAAACCACCCTGATGAACTCGGTCATGGGCGTCCTGCCGTCCCAGGGAGAACTCCTGTATGCCGGAGAATCCTTGCGTGGCGTCCCACTGGAGGGCCGGGTGGCGCGCGGCATCAGCCTGGTGCCCGAGCGCCGTGAGCTGTTTGCCAGCATGAGCGTGGCCGACAATCTGACCCTGGGCGCCTACGCCCGTCGCCGCACGCCCTGGCAGGCTGACCTGGACGAAGTGTATGCCCGCTTCCCCCGCCTCCTGGAGCGCCGCAGCCAGCTGGCAGGCACCCTTTCGGGCGGCGAGCAGCAGATGCTGGCCATCGGCCGGGCCCTGATGGGCAGACCGAAGCTGCTGCTGCTGGACGAACCCTCGCTTGGGCTGGCCCCGCTGATCGTGCGCGACATCCTGCGCATCGTGCGTGGCCTGCGCGACAGCGGCGTGACGGTGCTGCTGGTCGAGCAGAACGCCCGCGCCAGTCTGGCCATCAGCGACGAGGCCTACGTGCTCGAAACCGGGCAGGTCAAGATGAATGGCCCCGCACAGGAACTGGCCCGGCATCCCGAGCTGAGCGCCAGTTACCTCGGCGGCTGA